The proteins below come from a single Psychrobacter sp. FDAARGOS_221 genomic window:
- a CDS encoding YwqG family protein: MTIDHSQLPQSLSEVIEASQTSMVRIKLDNASDALSLTDSKIGGLGYLPEDKAYPYTDAGNPLSLLIQINFEQLADNIDVGQLAHPLPTSGILQIYIDATDDVYGADYDNPTPSDAYQVRFWKDISAPVNTQALREAKLAIQGYISDDEYYPPFDVHQEIALKFVPQTQSCSPSCIDFSYYLKTIDDSAQETEFFDYLESLGIEDIDDIHDVYNEIANAQGHQLLGYPYFTQTDPRTFDDAIQQHILLLQIDTDDDFNISWGDCGVAHFFITPKALANEDFSGLIYHWDCY, encoded by the coding sequence ATGACGATAGATCACTCCCAATTACCGCAGTCACTATCAGAGGTCATAGAAGCCAGTCAAACCTCGATGGTTAGAATCAAACTTGATAATGCCAGTGATGCGCTCTCATTGACCGATAGTAAAATAGGCGGCTTAGGCTATTTACCAGAAGATAAGGCCTATCCTTATACCGATGCAGGTAATCCGCTGTCATTATTAATTCAAATAAACTTTGAGCAACTTGCCGATAATATTGATGTCGGTCAGTTAGCACACCCACTGCCTACGTCTGGCATCTTGCAGATTTATATTGATGCAACCGATGATGTATACGGTGCTGACTATGATAACCCTACTCCAAGCGATGCGTATCAAGTTCGCTTCTGGAAAGATATCAGCGCACCAGTAAATACTCAGGCTCTCAGAGAAGCAAAACTCGCCATACAGGGATATATCAGTGATGACGAATACTACCCGCCTTTTGATGTTCATCAAGAGATTGCGCTTAAGTTTGTGCCTCAGACACAAAGCTGTAGTCCCAGCTGCATAGATTTTAGTTACTATCTAAAGACTATCGATGACTCTGCCCAAGAAACTGAATTTTTCGATTATCTAGAGTCATTAGGCATAGAAGATATTGACGATATTCACGATGTGTACAACGAGATAGCTAACGCTCAAGGTCATCAACTGCTCGGATACCCCTACTTTACTCAAACTGATCCACGCACTTTTGATGACGCCATACAACAGCATATCCTTTTGCTGCAGATTGACACTGATGATGACTTTAATATCAGCTGGGGAGACTGCGGTGTCGCACACTTCTTTATCACACCAAAGGCACTGGCAAACGAAGACTTTAGTGGACTGATTTATCATTGGGATTGTTATTAA
- a CDS encoding IS3 family transposase (programmed frameshift), whose translation MTKKAKRYSEEFKAEAVKAIENNGGNVSATARRLGLPMQTLANWQRKANQGMLKGTKQYDPELVSALEEMKRLKRELKIAQEEREIPKKGHGVLCETRSVRYAFIDHHKYEFSITSMCKTLDIKPSSYYDWTKRNISAQQIHRNRCELLVKAAHSETKERYGYQRLHAHLSEHGHEISKYMVRSIKEEHDIKCRRHKRFKVTTDSDHNKRVYPNFLKQQFGVNRPNCAWVSDITYIWTDEGWLYLAGVKDLYTKELVGYAIDKRMKADLVCRALNKAIKDKRPSQGLIVHSDRGSQYCSEDYRKMISKYGFKGSMSAKGNCYDNAPIESFWGVLKNELIYHHNYKTRFEAINSIIKYIELDYNQVRIQQSLGMRSPRQVWMDFYRQAA comes from the exons ATGACAAAGAAAGCTAAAAGATACAGTGAAGAATTTAAAGCAGAAGCAGTTAAAGCAATAGAGAATAATGGTGGCAATGTTAGTGCTACAGCTAGGCGGTTAGGGCTGCCAATGCAGACACTGGCTAACTGGCAACGAAAAGCCAATCAAGGCATGCTCAAGGGTACTAAGCAATACGATCCAGAGCTTGTTTCAGCCCTTGAAGAAATGAAGCGTTTAAAGCGTGAACTAAAAATAGCACAAGAAGAACGAGAGATAC CTAAAAAAGGCCACGGCGTACTTTGCGAAACACGGTCAGTAAGGTACGCCTTTATTGACCATCACAAATATGAATTTAGCATTACCAGCATGTGTAAAACCCTTGATATTAAACCATCAAGCTACTATGACTGGACCAAGCGTAATATCAGTGCTCAGCAAATACATCGTAACCGCTGTGAGCTGCTTGTAAAAGCTGCGCATAGTGAGACTAAAGAGCGATATGGTTATCAGCGTCTGCATGCACATTTAAGTGAGCATGGACATGAGATTAGCAAGTACATGGTGCGTAGTATCAAGGAAGAACATGACATCAAATGTAGACGTCATAAACGCTTTAAAGTGACAACGGACTCAGACCATAACAAGCGAGTCTATCCTAATTTTCTTAAACAACAGTTTGGCGTTAACCGTCCTAATTGTGCTTGGGTCAGTGATATAACCTATATTTGGACAGATGAGGGCTGGCTTTATTTAGCAGGCGTCAAAGACTTATATACCAAAGAATTGGTTGGCTACGCTATCGATAAACGCATGAAAGCAGATTTAGTCTGTAGAGCCTTAAATAAAGCAATCAAGGATAAACGACCTAGCCAAGGGCTTATTGTACATTCAGATAGAGGCAGCCAGTATTGCAGCGAAGATTATCGCAAAATGATCAGTAAATACGGTTTTAAAGGATCTATGAGTGCGAAAGGTAACTGTTATGACAATGCGCCAATAGAGAGCTTCTGGGGCGTTTTAAAGAATGAGCTGATATATCATCATAATTACAAAACTCGATTTGAAGCAATCAACAGTATCATAAAATATATCGAGTTAGATTACAATCAAGTCAGGATTCAGCAGAGTTTAGGTATGAGATCGCCAAGACAAGTTTGGATGGATTTCTATCGTCAAGCTGCCTGA
- a CDS encoding TRAP transporter large permease, translated as MIGIIMFFTALVMLLMGYPVAFTFAAVAFGFAILAGLVETDFNLGEGFASAIDMFDFMPFRIMSIMTNTILMAVPMFIFMGVILQKTGLAEKLLESMAKLFGEIRGGLAISTVLVGSLLAASTGIVGASVVSMGVISLPIMLRHKYSPELACGTICASGTLGQIIPPSIVLIILGDVFQVPVGDLFKAAVGPGLLLVGLYVVYILIFAYFVKGAAPAIPASELGVTSRKALVFEALKNIIPPLTLIILVLGSIFSGMATATESSAVGCVGALVLGALYRKFSFSMVKEAAQESVKITSMVFAILIGATAFSMVFNYTGGEELVEQFMLNLPGNGRWSFIIFTMLAIFILGFFIDFVEIAYIIVPILLPVSEILGISPLWFAILIAMNLQTSFLTPPFGFSLFYLKGVAPPEVQTTQIYKGVLPFIGIQVFVLMLIAVFPSVFGLSPLL; from the coding sequence ATGATTGGTATTATCATGTTTTTTACCGCATTGGTGATGTTGCTAATGGGGTACCCTGTAGCGTTTACTTTCGCGGCGGTGGCATTTGGATTTGCTATTTTAGCAGGTCTTGTCGAAACCGATTTTAATCTCGGTGAGGGGTTTGCCTCAGCGATAGATATGTTTGATTTTATGCCATTTCGTATTATGTCGATCATGACCAATACGATTTTGATGGCAGTGCCTATGTTTATTTTCATGGGCGTCATTTTGCAAAAAACAGGGCTTGCAGAAAAGCTGCTTGAGTCAATGGCCAAGCTGTTTGGTGAAATCCGTGGCGGTCTGGCTATCTCAACCGTATTAGTGGGCTCTTTATTAGCAGCGTCTACCGGTATTGTTGGTGCGTCAGTGGTGTCGATGGGGGTTATCTCACTGCCCATTATGCTAAGACACAAATATAGCCCAGAGCTTGCGTGCGGTACCATTTGTGCCTCAGGGACACTTGGTCAAATCATCCCGCCATCAATTGTACTGATTATCTTAGGCGATGTGTTTCAGGTGCCGGTCGGTGATTTGTTTAAAGCGGCTGTTGGCCCTGGCTTATTACTGGTCGGTCTCTATGTGGTGTATATTTTAATTTTTGCTTACTTTGTCAAAGGCGCTGCGCCTGCGATACCTGCAAGCGAGCTTGGGGTTACTAGTAGAAAAGCATTGGTATTTGAAGCCTTAAAAAATATTATTCCGCCATTAACCCTTATCATCTTAGTGTTAGGTTCTATTTTCTCAGGTATGGCAACCGCGACTGAATCGTCTGCTGTAGGCTGTGTGGGCGCCTTAGTACTAGGTGCTTTATATCGTAAGTTCTCATTCTCAATGGTCAAAGAGGCCGCTCAAGAGTCGGTTAAAATTACCTCAATGGTATTTGCGATTCTAATTGGTGCAACTGCATTCTCTATGGTGTTTAACTACACCGGTGGTGAAGAGTTGGTTGAGCAGTTTATGCTGAACTTGCCAGGTAATGGAAGATGGAGCTTTATTATCTTTACCATGCTTGCCATCTTTATCTTAGGGTTCTTCATTGATTTTGTTGAAATTGCCTACATCATTGTGCCAATTTTATTACCTGTATCTGAGATATTAGGCATTAGCCCATTATGGTTTGCTATTTTAATCGCAATGAATCTGCAAACGTCATTCTTAACACCGCCGTTTGGTTTCTCGCTATTTTACCTGAAGGGGGTCGCACCGCCAGAGGTACAAACAACACAGATCTATAAAGGGGTATTACCTTTCATTGGAATCCAAGTATTTGTGTTGATGTTAATTGCTGTCTTCCCATCGGTATTCGGCCTATCCCCGTTGCTCTGA